The genomic stretch TCATTTTCAGCAACAGCTGATGGACAACACACCTCGCATGTTATTGCAGAACGTATCCGAAACTCACAAGAACAGACACTAGTCTCAGTTCCAATAACTGTCCTTGGACGAGGAATGTCCACTGGTACTGAAATTGAATATATTGATGAAGGGACATTTGCTGCAGCTTTCAAAGGAAGAAATCCCGCGGAATAAAAAATGCCACACGAGACTCGCGTGGCATAATGTATCTCATTGGAACCATTACGCATCATTGGTTTGAACATACACAACCAACCCAAGAAACAAGAACAGCACACCGATGACTTCGAGAAAAAGCCCAGTGAAGGCATCGGTAAAGTTAATTTTCTTACCCCGTAAGAAATTCATGAATGTAGCCGGGATAATCAACCACAACCCAACTACAACAATAATAATTCCAAATACCAACATGAAGCATGACTCATTCCTGCTCATGTAACACCTCGACTTTGAGATAAAGAAAAAGTTCTAAGACTTAAACTACACCACATTTCTATATAATACAAAATCCCGCCTCTAGGCGGGATTTTGTATTGATTAGGCGATCTTATCGATCTTTACCTGTACGAATAGTTGACGGTGACCGTTACGCTTCATGTATCGGCTCTTTTGCTTATATTTAACAACCAAAATCTTTGGGTGTCGTCCAATCTTTTCTACAGTTGCATGAACTTCAGCACCTGAAACTGTTGGAGTACCAATTTTTGAATTGTCACCTTCAGTTGAAAGGAGGACTTCACCGAAGACAATCTTGTCGCCTTCTTTTTGCTCATCAGCAAGCTTCTCTATCTTAAGAGAGTCGCCTTCAGCAACAAGATACTGCTTGCCACCGGTCTTAATAATTGCGCTTTTCATAGGCGTCTATAGTACCGTATATAGGGCTTTTTGGCAACTATTACAGATATTAACCGACTATTCCTCTCCGTCGAACTCAATTGGCTTATCAATCAAGGGTAGTGCAGCAGCAAGTTCGTATTTATCACCAGTAATCCTCATTACATCTTTATCAATTTTTTTAAATTCCTTGGCTGAAGATGTGTAATGATTCACAACAGTACCAAGGGAGTTACCAAGCTTCTCGTGGTACTGCTCAAAGGCTTTGAGGTGCTTTGCGAGTTCCCCCACATGGATTGCAATCTGCTTTGCAGATTCTTCAATCTTAAGCGCCTTCAAGCCCTGCATGACGGTCTGGAGGTATGCAAGAAACGATGTTGGAGAAACAATGATGACGCGCTTCTCTCTAAAAGCATAGTTAATGAGGTCTTCGGTATTAATCTTTAGTGATCCAACCTTGTTAATAAGGAGGTCGTAATAGATACCTTCTGAAGGGATGAACATGAACGCAAAGTCCATGGTATTTTCGTCCG from Candidatus Paceibacterota bacterium encodes the following:
- the rplU gene encoding 50S ribosomal protein L21 — translated: MKSAIIKTGGKQYLVAEGDSLKIEKLADEQKEGDKIVFGEVLLSTEGDNSKIGTPTVSGAEVHATVEKIGRHPKILVVKYKQKSRYMKRNGHRQLFVQVKIDKIA